One window of the Candidatus Zixiibacteriota bacterium genome contains the following:
- the bcd gene encoding Acyl-CoA dehydrogenase, short-chain specific, translating to MRYNVDPRQQAVRDRVKEFAEKEINPVFKDLDRKEEKFPVDYYRKLGKAGLIGFAMPKEYGGGGFSNIEYITLIEELAYWDAATALLAAVPELAVYPIIHFANDEQKKKYLPKCTTGESIPAFALTERMAGSDAANQQTIARIDGDHFVINGEKIFIMHGDACDVAVLFCRIGEEATERPKVSAIIIEANLPGFKGFTLKHKMGMRAATTGRIELKDYRIPIKNQLGEIGKGFRYAMATLDGARIGVAAQGVGLAQRALDESINYAKTRIAFGQPIGKLQAIQWMIADMATQVEAARALTYKAAVLQDKGEKFGVEAAQAKLFATEAASLCVDKAMQIHGGYGYIGEFSIIEKLYRDQRVTEIYEGTSEVQRLVIAGNYLR from the coding sequence ATGAGATATAATGTCGATCCAAGACAGCAGGCTGTAAGGGACCGTGTAAAAGAATTCGCCGAGAAGGAAATCAACCCGGTTTTCAAGGACCTTGACCGGAAAGAAGAAAAATTTCCCGTTGATTATTACCGCAAACTCGGCAAGGCCGGTTTGATCGGTTTTGCCATGCCGAAAGAATACGGCGGCGGCGGATTCTCCAATATCGAATATATCACCCTTATCGAAGAGTTGGCCTACTGGGATGCCGCCACCGCTCTTCTGGCGGCCGTGCCCGAACTGGCCGTCTATCCCATCATCCATTTCGCCAATGATGAACAGAAGAAAAAATACCTGCCGAAATGCACCACCGGCGAATCGATCCCGGCCTTTGCCCTGACCGAACGTATGGCCGGCTCCGATGCCGCCAATCAGCAGACTATTGCCCGTATAGATGGCGACCATTTCGTCATTAACGGCGAGAAGATTTTCATCATGCATGGCGACGCCTGCGATGTCGCCGTTCTTTTCTGCCGCATCGGCGAAGAGGCCACGGAGCGTCCCAAGGTTTCCGCCATCATCATCGAGGCCAATCTGCCCGGTTTCAAAGGCTTCACCCTCAAGCACAAAATGGGTATGCGGGCCGCCACCACCGGTCGGATCGAACTGAAAGATTACCGCATCCCGATCAAGAACCAGTTGGGCGAAATCGGCAAGGGCTTCCGCTATGCCATGGCCACTCTCGACGGCGCCCGGATCGGCGTCGCGGCGCAGGGTGTCGGTCTGGCCCAGCGCGCCCTTGACGAATCAATAAACTACGCCAAAACCCGTATCGCCTTCGGTCAGCCGATCGGAAAATTGCAGGCGATTCAGTGGATGATCGCCGATATGGCCACTCAGGTCGAGGCCGCCCGCGCTTTAACCTACAAAGCCGCCGTGTTGCAGGACAAGGGCGAAAAATTCGGCGTCGAGGCGGCGCAGGCCAAACTATTCGCTACCGAAGCCGCCAGTCTCTGTGTCGATAAAGCGATGCAAATTCATGGCGGGTACGGCTATATTGGCGAATTCTCGATTATCGAGAAACTCTACCGCGACCAGCGGGTTACAGAAATCTATGAAGGAACATCCGAGGTCCAGCGCCTGGTCATTGCCGGGAATTACCTGAGATAA
- a CDS encoding conserved hypothetical protein (Evidence 4 : Unknown function but conserved in other organisms) — translation MQSDLEMLLKLQVIDYDLGELERSKEYLPDMMENLRHEIDEAETLFQNTQKEISDSKVMQKELELEIASRQADLKKLQDQMMAIKTNKEYDALVSQIDNVKGAINEKETQLFEIVERLEKLESDVKDFEVKGKEIQDRNSRELKSLQEKMDSVGSKIKVKEEERSNITVRVPKRTMSVYEMVRKSRGGTVVVPVRKRACGACYKALPPHRIQEIKRGDHIITCDNCGRMLIWQNGESE, via the coding sequence ATGCAGAGCGATCTCGAGATGCTTTTAAAATTGCAGGTAATTGATTATGATCTCGGAGAACTGGAGCGCTCAAAAGAATATCTTCCCGACATGATGGAAAATCTCCGTCACGAAATTGATGAGGCGGAGACCCTCTTCCAAAACACTCAAAAGGAAATATCCGATTCTAAAGTTATGCAGAAAGAACTGGAACTCGAAATTGCCTCCCGCCAGGCGGACTTGAAAAAACTCCAGGATCAGATGATGGCCATAAAAACCAATAAAGAATATGACGCCCTTGTCAGCCAGATCGACAATGTTAAGGGGGCCATTAATGAAAAAGAAACCCAGTTATTTGAAATCGTTGAGCGCCTGGAAAAACTTGAAAGTGACGTCAAAGATTTCGAGGTCAAAGGCAAGGAAATTCAGGACCGGAATTCCCGGGAACTGAAAAGTCTCCAGGAAAAAATGGATTCTGTGGGAAGCAAAATCAAGGTCAAGGAAGAAGAACGCAGCAATATTACGGTCCGCGTCCCCAAACGAACCATGTCGGTCTACGAAATGGTTCGCAAGAGCCGCGGCGGGACGGTTGTCGTGCCGGTTCGGAAACGAGCCTGCGGCGCCTGTTACAAGGCCCTGCCGCCTCATCGCATCCAGGAAATTAAACGCGGCGATCATATTATAACCTGCGATAATTGCGGCCGGATGCTCATCTGGCAAAACGGAGAAAGCGAATAA
- a CDS encoding Small GTP-binding protein: MPANLPPQYYELEREYKKEQDPREKLRLAQELLAMMPKHKGTDKLQAELKAKISKLKEQLESGQKIHGARHLETHDHIDREGAGQAILIGPPNSGKSSLLASLTHAHPLITDYPLATREPLTGMMAFETVQIQLIDTPSIAPEHFENYLINLIRQADSVLLVVDLTSTDLEKEIAHIFNLLQEKRIRLCAEIPLVPDDPLFSCKRTLIVGHKMLEDNSAQGMDFLKKTYSSFPLIWSSILDDDSLGALRRAIFASLRIIRAYTKKIGQAAAIADPIVLPVGGTIEQAALTIHKDFARQLQFAKIWREGHFEGYKVSRTFVLADGDIVEFHI; the protein is encoded by the coding sequence ATGCCGGCCAATCTACCGCCCCAATACTACGAACTGGAGCGGGAATACAAAAAAGAACAGGATCCGCGGGAAAAACTCCGTCTGGCTCAGGAACTTCTCGCGATGATGCCCAAACACAAGGGCACTGACAAACTGCAGGCCGAACTCAAGGCCAAAATCTCCAAACTCAAAGAACAACTCGAATCGGGACAAAAAATTCACGGCGCTCGCCATCTCGAAACACACGACCACATCGACCGCGAAGGCGCCGGGCAGGCCATTCTTATCGGCCCGCCCAACTCCGGTAAATCATCGCTGTTGGCGTCTTTGACTCATGCTCACCCCCTCATAACCGATTATCCTCTCGCTACCCGTGAGCCGCTTACCGGTATGATGGCTTTTGAAACCGTTCAGATTCAATTGATTGATACCCCGTCCATCGCCCCTGAACATTTCGAAAATTACTTGATAAACCTGATTCGCCAGGCAGATTCCGTTTTACTGGTCGTTGATTTGACCTCAACGGACCTTGAAAAAGAAATAGCCCACATCTTCAACCTCTTGCAGGAAAAAAGAATTCGGCTCTGCGCCGAAATCCCGCTCGTTCCCGATGACCCTCTCTTTTCCTGCAAAAGAACTCTGATAGTCGGTCATAAGATGCTTGAAGACAATAGCGCGCAGGGGATGGATTTTCTTAAAAAAACCTATTCCTCTTTTCCCCTGATATGGTCGTCAATCCTTGACGATGACTCCCTCGGCGCCCTCCGCCGGGCCATTTTTGCTTCCCTCCGCATTATCCGGGCTTATACCAAGAAGATCGGCCAAGCGGCGGCCATAGCCGACCCCATCGTTCTTCCCGTCGGCGGAACCATCGAACAAGCCGCATTGACTATTCATAAAGATTTCGCCCGGCAACTCCAATTCGCCAAGATTTGGCGCGAGGGGCACTTCGAAGGATATAAGGTTAGCCGCACCTTTGTCTTAGCCGACGGCGATATCGTTGAATTTCATATTTAA
- the guaB gene encoding IMP dehydrogenase (Evidence 2a : Function from experimental evidences in other organisms; PubMedId : 2860637, 2998937, 2904262, 9298646, 9600841, 9629924; Product type e : enzyme), whose protein sequence is MAEFYHTEGLTFDDVLLVPTKSEVLPRDVNVSTRLTADIRLNIPIVSAAMDTVTEYKLAIALARQGGIGFIHKNLSPELQAAEVDKVKRSESGMIVDPITLPPDRPIAEALQVMKKFAISGIPITDRGKLVGILTNRDLRFHRGTELLIRDVMTKSNLITAPEGTDLETAQELLHKNRIEKLLIVDNDGNLKGMITVKDIMKKIQYPNACKDELGRLRVGAAVGVATDLEKRADMLISAGADVLVIDSSHGHSAGVLKAVEFLKKKFPQKPVVAGNVATKEGTQALIDAGADTVKVGIGPGSICTTRVITGSGMPQITAVMESVDAARKHKTPIIADGGIRYSGDITKALAAGADSVMIGSLFAGTEESPGETVLYEGRSFKVYRGMGSLEAMKAGSKDRYFQEHQEDVSKFVPEGIEGRVPYKGELADSVYQLIGGLRSGMGICGSADIEELHKKARFVKITQAGVIESHPHSVSISKEAPNYRRML, encoded by the coding sequence ATGGCCGAATTTTATCATACCGAGGGCCTTACTTTTGACGATGTTCTTCTGGTTCCGACCAAATCAGAGGTATTGCCTCGGGACGTAAATGTCTCGACTCGTCTCACGGCCGATATTCGCCTGAATATCCCGATCGTCTCCGCGGCCATGGATACCGTTACCGAATACAAATTGGCCATCGCTCTGGCCCGCCAGGGCGGCATCGGTTTCATTCATAAAAATCTGAGCCCTGAATTGCAGGCCGCCGAGGTGGACAAAGTCAAGCGGTCGGAATCCGGCATGATTGTCGACCCGATTACGCTTCCTCCCGATCGGCCGATCGCCGAGGCCCTGCAAGTAATGAAAAAATTCGCCATTTCCGGCATTCCGATTACCGACCGCGGCAAACTGGTCGGTATCTTGACCAATCGCGATCTCCGTTTCCATCGCGGCACCGAATTGTTGATTCGCGATGTCATGACCAAAAGCAACCTTATTACCGCTCCCGAGGGAACCGATCTGGAAACGGCCCAGGAACTGCTTCATAAAAATAGAATCGAGAAACTTCTCATTGTCGATAACGACGGCAACCTCAAAGGGATGATCACAGTTAAGGATATTATGAAGAAAATTCAATATCCGAACGCCTGCAAAGATGAATTGGGCCGCCTCCGTGTCGGCGCCGCCGTCGGCGTCGCTACCGATTTGGAGAAACGGGCCGATATGCTCATCAGCGCCGGGGCCGATGTCCTCGTGATTGATTCCTCGCACGGCCATTCCGCCGGGGTCCTTAAAGCAGTGGAATTTCTCAAGAAAAAATTTCCCCAGAAACCGGTCGTAGCCGGAAATGTGGCCACCAAGGAAGGGACTCAGGCCTTGATCGATGCCGGCGCCGATACCGTAAAAGTCGGAATAGGCCCCGGTTCCATTTGCACCACCAGGGTCATAACCGGCTCCGGGATGCCTCAAATAACGGCCGTTATGGAAAGTGTCGATGCGGCCCGCAAACATAAGACGCCGATAATTGCCGACGGCGGGATTCGTTATTCCGGAGATATCACCAAGGCTTTGGCCGCCGGCGCCGATTCCGTTATGATCGGGTCTCTTTTCGCCGGAACCGAGGAATCCCCGGGCGAAACCGTTCTTTATGAAGGACGAAGTTTTAAAGTATATCGCGGTATGGGTTCGCTCGAGGCCATGAAGGCCGGAAGCAAGGATCGCTATTTCCAGGAACATCAGGAGGATGTTTCCAAATTCGTTCCCGAAGGGATCGAGGGACGTGTTCCTTATAAAGGGGAACTGGCTGATTCCGTTTATCAATTGATCGGTGGCCTTCGCTCCGGCATGGGCATCTGCGGTTCCGCCGATATAGAAGAATTGCATAAGAAAGCGCGGTTTGTGAAAATTACGCAAGCCGGAGTGATAGAATCACATCCACATTCGGTGAGCATCTCCAAAGAGGCCCCGAACTACCGCCGTATGTTGTAA
- a CDS encoding Single-stranded-DNA-specific exonuclease RecJ, with translation MNWVTRSVPLKWVVAPEPDPEILQDIAAKVGLDKTVVKILFNRQIDTPESIRQFLNPSMNDLQDPFTLAGMEKAVERILEALRNNEKIMVYGDYDVDGITAASLLYLILNKLGAQVIYYLPNRLIEGYGLSIDGIQEASEHGVTLIVSVDTGVTAVEEVKYAQSLGIECILTDHHEPGEILPEPVALVNPKQKGCTYSGGELSGVGVAFKLAQAIYMRLQQDQSELEEHLDLVALGTSADIVPLVGENRILTKFGIRQISRTTKPGLKSLTFVSGLMGKEIGTGQVVFILAPRINAIGRLGDAELAIRLLTTKDERSASEIARKLDKENQRRKNIDEQTLNEALEQIRHSVDLENDRAIILASEGWHQGVIGIVASRLVERFHLPTIMIAIDNGEGKGSARSIPGFHLCNALKECEDLLLRYGGHKYAAGLTINPVNIEKFRIRMKDVSQRLLTDEDLVAKLFIDSEIELSRINDELLDILETFAPFGPQNMRPVFLTRNCEILGQPYCVGKNHLKMKVRKGDAVFDVIGFGFGDWVKNLSGRGNLVDLVYVVEYNSYNDHTRIQLRLKDLKLAAGNIGTY, from the coding sequence ATGAATTGGGTAACCAGGTCCGTCCCTCTTAAATGGGTCGTGGCCCCTGAACCCGACCCTGAAATTCTCCAGGATATCGCTGCAAAAGTCGGACTCGACAAAACTGTTGTCAAGATTCTCTTCAACCGCCAGATCGATACTCCCGAGAGCATCCGTCAATTCCTGAATCCGTCCATGAACGACCTCCAGGATCCGTTCACTCTCGCCGGTATGGAAAAAGCCGTAGAGAGAATTCTAGAGGCCCTACGCAATAATGAAAAAATAATGGTATACGGAGACTATGATGTCGATGGCATCACCGCCGCATCACTGCTCTATCTAATCCTGAATAAACTTGGTGCGCAGGTCATTTACTACCTTCCCAATCGCTTGATCGAAGGTTACGGTCTGTCCATCGATGGCATTCAGGAGGCGAGCGAACACGGTGTAACCCTGATCGTTTCGGTTGATACCGGCGTGACCGCTGTTGAAGAAGTCAAATATGCCCAGTCTCTGGGAATTGAATGCATTCTGACCGATCACCATGAACCGGGGGAAATTCTCCCCGAACCGGTGGCGCTGGTTAACCCCAAGCAGAAGGGATGCACCTATTCCGGCGGGGAGCTTTCCGGGGTCGGCGTGGCCTTTAAACTGGCGCAGGCGATCTACATGCGCCTTCAGCAGGATCAGTCTGAATTGGAGGAGCATCTCGACCTGGTGGCCCTCGGAACCTCCGCCGATATCGTCCCGCTCGTGGGCGAAAATCGGATTCTCACCAAATTCGGCATCCGTCAAATTTCCCGTACCACTAAACCGGGTCTCAAGTCGCTTACTTTCGTTTCCGGCCTGATGGGGAAAGAAATTGGCACCGGTCAGGTAGTATTTATTCTCGCCCCGCGCATTAATGCTATCGGGCGTCTGGGTGACGCCGAACTGGCGATTCGGCTCTTGACCACCAAAGATGAACGGTCGGCCTCCGAAATCGCCCGTAAATTGGATAAAGAAAATCAACGTCGCAAAAATATCGATGAGCAAACTCTCAATGAGGCCCTGGAGCAAATCCGCCACTCGGTCGATCTGGAAAATGACCGCGCCATCATCCTCGCCTCCGAGGGTTGGCATCAGGGCGTAATCGGTATCGTCGCCAGCCGCCTGGTGGAACGGTTCCATCTTCCCACCATCATGATTGCTATCGACAACGGTGAAGGGAAAGGCTCGGCTCGTTCCATTCCCGGATTTCATCTGTGCAACGCCCTCAAAGAATGCGAGGACCTGCTTCTGCGGTACGGCGGACATAAGTACGCCGCCGGCCTGACCATCAACCCCGTCAATATTGAAAAATTCCGGATCCGTATGAAGGATGTCTCGCAACGGCTCCTTACCGATGAGGATCTGGTGGCGAAACTCTTTATCGACTCCGAGATTGAACTTTCCCGTATCAATGACGAGCTTCTTGACATTCTGGAAACCTTTGCGCCTTTCGGCCCTCAGAATATGCGTCCGGTCTTTTTGACCCGCAATTGCGAAATCCTCGGCCAACCCTATTGTGTCGGGAAAAATCATCTCAAGATGAAAGTCCGCAAGGGCGATGCCGTTTTCGATGTCATCGGTTTCGGTTTCGGCGACTGGGTTAAGAACCTGTCGGGGCGCGGTAATCTGGTCGATCTGGTTTATGTGGTCGAGTATAATTCCTATAACGATCATACTCGAATTCAACTGCGCTTGAAGGACCTTAAATTGGCGGCGGGAAATATCGGAACGTATTAG
- a CDS encoding putative enzyme (Evidence 3 : Putative function from multiple computational evidences; Product type e : enzyme) has product MTVLEKFLSGDQGALARIITIIEDRQDKYRDVLARLYPKSGKAVKIGFTGPPGAGKSSLVNNIARLLLARGHRIGIIAVDPTSPFTGGALLGDRIRMVDMPTDGSVYIRSMATRGSSGGLAAATGNVATALDAFGFDYILIETVGVGQVELDIVDTCDTVVVVLVPESGDAIQALKAGLMEIADIFAINKADRPGSENIVAELNMVLEMKRKKIDWDLPVVATEAVNNKNIDRLLEKIDSHLGYIKSSGLFEKHRREQIKNKLFGVMQFHFNNLIRQEINRISDLDRIISDIYEGKSDPFTVGENLLREISSTHSRSL; this is encoded by the coding sequence ATGACTGTACTTGAAAAATTCCTCTCCGGCGACCAGGGCGCACTGGCCCGGATAATTACAATTATCGAAGATCGTCAGGATAAATACCGCGACGTTCTAGCCCGCCTCTACCCCAAATCCGGCAAAGCCGTCAAAATCGGCTTTACCGGCCCCCCCGGCGCCGGAAAATCCTCGCTCGTCAATAACATCGCCCGTCTCCTCCTGGCCCGCGGTCACCGTATCGGCATTATCGCCGTTGACCCGACCTCACCTTTCACCGGCGGCGCCCTTTTGGGCGACCGCATAAGAATGGTCGATATGCCGACCGATGGATCCGTTTATATCCGCTCCATGGCTACCCGTGGTTCCTCCGGCGGCTTGGCCGCCGCCACCGGCAATGTGGCCACCGCCCTTGATGCTTTTGGCTTTGATTATATTCTCATCGAAACCGTCGGCGTCGGCCAGGTGGAACTGGACATTGTCGATACCTGTGATACTGTCGTCGTGGTGCTGGTCCCCGAATCGGGCGATGCCATACAGGCCCTGAAGGCGGGATTGATGGAAATCGCCGACATCTTCGCCATCAACAAAGCCGATCGTCCCGGCTCGGAAAATATCGTCGCCGAACTCAATATGGTTCTGGAAATGAAACGGAAAAAAATCGATTGGGACCTTCCCGTCGTGGCGACCGAGGCGGTGAATAATAAAAATATTGACCGGCTTCTGGAAAAAATCGATTCTCATCTGGGGTACATAAAATCGTCCGGCTTATTTGAAAAACATCGCCGCGAGCAGATAAAAAATAAACTATTCGGCGTCATGCAATTTCATTTCAATAATCTTATCCGGCAGGAGATAAATCGTATTTCCGATCTGGATCGCATAATCTCCGATATCTACGAGGGCAAGAGCGATCCCTTCACCGTCGGTGAAAACCTGCTCCGCGAAATTTCTTCGACTCACTCCCGTTCCCTGTAA
- a CDS encoding hypothetical protein (Evidence 5 : Unknown function), which translates to MKFGNLKISVAVFFLIFLLCVALVHSDPMDLSTYSGLWFTLTSTSVMIPGTVTDPARTVARVDLKIMEGYTVDPVPQLTGVVARFTYDGDKFTLLKDQCVHGDYWPEGYFFDVSDYPATPGGLHTVTVTLSDVVGVPLPFPPHNKIFAILYFQALPVCQAYPSPSMLDLLTATQECTVEIDNQTWVPSNPDDGYIYIGSYESTTTIGSESLFRLIDETPTVELPVSVETNFAFRGFENSINYDPDKLEFLGATLEDIPNLVWDGDPPEPGALPINIKVTNSSGDFAEQSEQTFYKLHFRLKQWWEGIGTDITFAPTGNIYHIFVNGSECPELNTTLYSARMKGTITSEAYHAQLSAARDILHGGEILAKNGNHNTVVAVAMSDNFPAGIMNDAIEPQGGVMRINLNRKNASGQQVWTIGSGGSYIVGCDPDFNFNNQTFAQNDDAISIFHEAAVYHQYGWTSPQLEAKSLVWFNLQFNPDYFTPADFNNRFVPLEFLANYGTSPAQVRDITGHVYAQNGTVPSRLDWTNGTIEVVMGEFYGTNGSTEATSISRPIYLKNNFPTDKPITSFTATVTVNNSFTIGSVVPNTVGGTYNITYTKPNSYTAVLNFTANPTAIPVDPDLGFKIATITFNVGGCPVAKVSSQTPGPGPTYRSATVSIATANCNVANVDGEQYKKGKNFTITCKCGSIIISDPIVNPPEWKLGGNALPTEFALHQNYPNPFNPETIISYDVPKNAHVTVRIFNILGQQVATLVDETKNAGRYRVTWQGIDNSGQHLSSGVYLCVMKAGEYSGTIKMSLLK; encoded by the coding sequence ATGAAATTTGGAAATTTAAAGATAAGTGTTGCGGTATTTTTCCTAATATTTTTGCTGTGTGTGGCCCTGGTTCATTCGGATCCAATGGATTTATCCACATACTCCGGACTCTGGTTCACCCTTACGAGCACTTCGGTAATGATTCCGGGGACGGTCACGGATCCGGCTCGTACCGTAGCCAGAGTTGATCTTAAAATCATGGAAGGGTATACCGTCGATCCGGTGCCGCAGTTGACAGGGGTCGTGGCAAGATTTACCTATGACGGTGACAAGTTTACTCTTCTCAAGGACCAGTGCGTCCATGGGGATTATTGGCCGGAGGGTTATTTCTTTGATGTCTCCGATTATCCCGCGACTCCCGGCGGGCTTCACACCGTTACGGTCACCTTATCCGACGTTGTAGGCGTACCGTTGCCGTTTCCGCCTCATAATAAGATTTTTGCCATTTTATATTTTCAGGCCCTGCCGGTCTGTCAGGCATACCCAAGTCCATCGATGCTTGATCTTCTAACGGCGACGCAAGAGTGCACCGTAGAAATCGATAATCAGACCTGGGTTCCGAGTAATCCTGATGACGGCTATATTTACATTGGATCATACGAATCGACGACGACAATCGGAAGTGAATCGCTGTTTCGTCTGATTGACGAGACTCCGACGGTTGAACTTCCGGTGTCCGTTGAGACCAATTTCGCATTTCGCGGATTCGAGAATTCAATCAATTATGATCCCGACAAGTTGGAATTCCTGGGAGCGACCCTGGAAGATATTCCCAATTTGGTTTGGGATGGCGATCCGCCGGAGCCCGGAGCGTTACCGATAAATATAAAAGTGACGAATTCTTCGGGAGACTTTGCGGAGCAGAGCGAGCAGACATTTTATAAACTTCATTTCCGCCTGAAACAGTGGTGGGAAGGAATCGGAACGGATATAACGTTCGCACCAACCGGCAACATCTATCATATATTTGTCAATGGTAGTGAATGCCCGGAATTAAATACCACATTATATTCCGCCAGGATGAAGGGGACAATCACATCCGAAGCATATCACGCCCAATTGAGTGCCGCGCGGGATATTTTGCATGGCGGGGAAATCCTGGCCAAAAACGGCAATCATAATACCGTGGTGGCAGTTGCCATGAGCGACAATTTCCCGGCCGGCATTATGAATGATGCAATTGAACCCCAGGGCGGGGTCATGCGTATTAATTTAAACAGGAAGAATGCCAGCGGCCAGCAGGTCTGGACAATCGGGAGCGGCGGTTCATATATTGTCGGCTGCGATCCGGATTTCAATTTCAACAATCAGACTTTTGCACAGAATGACGACGCCATTTCAATTTTTCATGAGGCGGCGGTCTATCATCAATATGGTTGGACAAGCCCACAGCTCGAGGCGAAATCATTGGTGTGGTTCAATCTTCAGTTTAACCCGGATTATTTCACGCCGGCAGACTTTAATAATCGCTTCGTGCCTCTTGAATTCCTCGCAAATTATGGAACATCTCCCGCGCAGGTGAGAGATATAACCGGGCACGTATATGCTCAAAACGGCACCGTTCCCAGCAGATTGGATTGGACCAATGGGACAATTGAAGTGGTCATGGGGGAATTTTACGGCACGAACGGATCGACGGAAGCAACCAGCATTTCAAGGCCGATCTACCTCAAAAATAATTTCCCCACCGATAAGCCGATTACGTCATTCACAGCTACGGTGACGGTGAACAATAGTTTTACGATCGGATCGGTGGTTCCGAATACGGTCGGCGGAACCTACAATATAACCTACACCAAACCGAATAGTTACACGGCCGTTCTCAATTTCACTGCCAACCCGACCGCCATTCCCGTGGATCCCGACCTAGGGTTCAAAATTGCCACCATAACGTTCAATGTTGGGGGGTGCCCCGTAGCCAAGGTGTCGTCACAGACTCCCGGTCCCGGACCGACGTACAGGTCGGCGACGGTTTCGATCGCGACGGCCAATTGCAATGTTGCCAATGTCGACGGTGAGCAGTATAAAAAGGGCAAGAACTTCACGATTACGTGCAAATGCGGCAGTATTATAATCTCAGATCCTATCGTCAATCCGCCGGAGTGGAAATTGGGAGGCAACGCTCTGCCGACAGAGTTCGCACTGCATCAGAACTATCCCAATCCTTTCAACCCGGAGACCATTATCTCCTATGATGTCCCCAAAAATGCCCATGTGACGGTGCGGATATTCAATATTCTCGGGCAGCAGGTGGCCACCCTGGTTGATGAGACCAAGAATGCCGGGAGGTACCGAGTAACCTGGCAGGGAATCGACAACAGCGGTCAGCATCTGTCATCAGGAGTTTATCTCTGCGTTATGAAAGCCGGGGAATATTCCGGAACGATTAAGATGTCGCTATTGAAGTGA